One region of Camelina sativa cultivar DH55 chromosome 6, Cs, whole genome shotgun sequence genomic DNA includes:
- the LOC109124502 gene encoding patellin-6, translating to MDASLSPSPFDHQKTQNAEPKKSFVTSLITLRSNHFKEDTYFVTELKPAEQKSLQELKEKLSASSSKASSMWGVPLLGGDDKADVILLKFLRARDFKVADSLRMLEKCLEWREEFKAEKLTEEDLGFKDLEGKVAYMRGYDKEGHPVCYNAYGVFKEKDMYERVFGDEEKLNKFLRWRVQVLERGVKMLHFKPGGVNSIIQVTDLKDMPKRELRVASNQILSLFQDNYPEMVATKIFINVPWYFSVIYSMFSPFLTHRTKSKFVMSKEGNAAETLYKFIRPEDIPVQYGGLSRPTDSQNGPPKPASEFSIKGGEKVNIQIEGIEGGATITWDIVVGGWDLEYSAEFVPNAEESYAIVVEKPKKMKASDEAVCNSFTTVEAGKLILSVDNTLSRKKKVAAYRYTVRKSTTAV from the exons ATGGATGCTTCATTGTCTCCAAGCCCATTCGATCACCAAAAAACCCAAAACGCAGAGCCAAAGAAAAGCTTCGTAACCTCACTCATCACTCTCCGTTCAAACCACTTCAAAGAAGACACTTACTTCGTGACAGAACTCAAACCAGCCGAGCAAAAATCACTTCAAGAACTCAAAGAAAAGCTCTCAGCTTCATCTTCCAAAGCCTCTTCTATGTGGGGAGTACCACTCCTCGGTGGAGACGACAAAGCTGACGTTATCCTCCTCAAATTCCTCAGAGCAAGAGATTTCAAAGTAGCAGACTCGTTGAGGATGCTTGAGAAGTGTTTGGAGTGGAGGGAAGAGTTCAAAGCAGAGAAACTGACAGAAGAAGATCTGGGTTTCAAAGATTTGGAAGGTAAAGTTGCTTACATGAGAGGCTACGACAAAGAAGGACACCCAGTTTGTTACAATGCTTACGGTGTGTTTAAAGAGAAAGATATGTACGAGAGAGTGTTTGGTGATGAAGAGAAGCTTAACAAGTTTCTTAGATGGAGAGTTCAGGTTTTGGAGAGAGGTGTTAAGATGCTTCATTTCAAACCTGGTGGTGTTAATTCCATTATTCAAGTTACAGATCTTAAAGATATGCCTAAAAGAGAGCTTAGAGTTGCTTCTAATcagattctctctctttttcaagATAATTACCCTGAGATGGTTGCTACCAAG ATATTCATCAACGTGCCTTGGTACTTCAGTGTAATCTACTCAATGTTCAGCCCTTTCCTGACTCACAGAACAAAGAGCAAGTTTGTGATGTCCAAAGAAGGAAACGCAGCCGAAACACTCTACAA GTTCATAAGGCCAGAAGATATTCCAGTGCAATACGGTGGTCTTAGCCGTCCTACTGATTCTCAAAATGGACCGCCAAAACCTGCGTCTGAATTCTCCATCAAGGGCGGTGAGAAAGTTAACATTCAGATCGAAGGCATCGAG GGTGGAGCAACCATAACATGGGATATTGTAGTAGGAGGATGGGATTTAGAGTACAGTGCAGAGTTTGTTCCAAACGCAGAAGAGAGTTACGCGATTGTGGTGGAGAAACCGAAGAAGATGAAAGCTTCAGATGAAGCTGTTTGCAACTCTTTCACAACAGTAGAAGCTGGGAAACTCATTCTCTCTGTTGATAACACTCTGTCTCGCAAGAAGAAAGTCGCTGCTTACCGTTACACTGTCCGGAAATCTACTACAGCGGTCTAA